The window AGTGTATTTACTGTGAGTTAGTTTAGATATACCCTCCGTCTCACCCTTGCCACTGATCTCCTGACTGCTGCTCTCCTCCCCCTCGTCATGGCGTCCTGTGGAGGAGGGGTGATGGGGGAGGGATGGTCCCCTGTCCCCTCCGCCCCCTGAGTCCCTGCCCCCCATGCAcgaacccccctctctctggtggGCCAGTTTCCTCTTGATGACCGTCATCTCTTTCCTCAGGGCTTTGGCCCGCCGCGACCGACCGATGCTGTGCTTCCCCGAGCTGACCTCATCAAAGCGTGCCTGCAAAAAACACAGCTGCTCCTCCAATGGCAGCCGTCGCCGGTTCTCTGATAAGAGCAGgtctaagagacagagagagatttaaCGCAAGTACAGAATCCCAAATGGCTATACAGCAACATAATAACTTAATTGGAAGAGTGCAACTGAAGGaaaaggagaaagggggagagacagaagtaGAAAAGCTGGTGGTAAAACAGGACTACAAGCCACTCACCCTCCTCATTGGAAGAGAGCGGCCTGTCTCCGTCTCGgtccctctctcgttctcgctccctgtccctttctctctcccgctccctctctctgtcacgctGGCTGTCAGGGCTGGGCTCTCGGGGGAGGTGCATGCCTGTGTCATAGTCCAAGCCAATTCGCTCAGCCTGTCTGCGGGCGGTTCGGATCACGGCCCCGCCCATCTCCCGGAGGCGCAGTGCGGCGCGGTAGAACACGGTGTCCTTGGCGTTGTATTTGAGACAATTGTTGACAATGAGGCCAAAGTCTGCCTCGAAAGCCTCGAAACTGAGGTAGCAGTGAGACTCAAGTAGATTCCACATGGTCTGGAAGTCCATAGGCCTCTCGATGTGGTCCAGGTAGTCTGGCACCTGAGGAGAAAAAGAGGTCAGGGTTAAAGCCTTCCAGCCACTGTGTGTGCAAATaacgtttgtgtgtgcgtgtgtgtgtgttacctcagcCAGAGGGACAGGCTCAGTGAAGAAGTTGCTGgtgtctctctcctgtagttgcTCCAGGGTGTTCCTCAGTAGGACCAGGAAGGGAGTTAGCTGCATCTCTAGTGCCATCTGCTGTACCTTGATCTACACATtccacacacactgtaaaaaAAACTGCTCACTGTGCAAACTGCCAGATGTCAAGTTTGTGTGTCAATATACAAATGTGTGCTTGAAGTATggatgtgaggagtgtgtgtgtgtgtgtctcaccgtcTCCCTCTTAAGTTTCTCTCTCTTGCGGATGAGCTCCACCAGTAGTCTGGCTCTCTCCAGGTCATGTCTCAGTCTCTGCCATGCTTTCAGCTGCTCCTTCAGAGCCAAGTTATTCTCCTCAATGTCCCTCTGgggcaccaacacacacacacttgtgtaaTGTAACGCACACTCaaaataaacagacacacacacacacacacacacacacacacacacacacacaaactggttcGTTTGGCAGTGTAACACAGTTAATCAGGATACAGCAGCACACTCACACCATTACAGCAGAATCAAACAACTCTCTGATTTAcataactctctctcacacacacacatcagtccaAACACATGCAGAGCTTCCAGTAGTATTCTCCCTACCGCTGAGATAACACCACCAGACAGAGACGGTGTGGTGGTTACCGTGGTAACCTTTGACTCTGGCGCCTGCGGCTGTGGATGTAGCTGCTCTGTGTTGCGTTGCGACTGCAGGTGGGTCTGGAGCCGTCGCAGCAGAGGGACACCATTCCGGCTCTGCCTCTTCAGGGTCCAGTAGCTATGCAGTCGCTGCATAAACTGGCTTTTCCTGGGCACTGTCAGGTTACTGGTGATCTTACTGAGCCTGGGGAGGAACACACAGGGGAGATGGTAGGACTGAAGAGACTGGGAGAGTATGTGATGTCTGAATCTGTAATGGCTTTGTATctgcagtgagtgtgtgtgcatacactgtgtgtacctgtgtggggGTATACAGGGCACAGAAACCACAGGCGCAGCGTTCCTCTTCTCAGCCAGTATCTTCCTGGCTCTCTTCATCTTCAGTCTGGACTTGGCCTTGGCCCTCTTGGCCCGCTCTGAGCTCCAGCCCTTGGAGTCGTCATCGTGACCTATACTGGGCTCATCGTCCTCCTCCAGCTCGCCATCGCTGTGGGAGGAGCCCATGCTAGTCCCTCCCGCCCCTCCGATGGGGCGTGCAGAGCCGGGCGGGGTGTGGATGTCGCAATAGGCGGTCTTGCGAACGCTGAAGGAGGTGCCGTTGGCACCGGTCTCCCTGACAGGCTCCATCTTCATGTAGAGGCCGGCCTGCTGGGCGCAGGTGACGTGGAAGGCTGTGTAGCAGTTGGCCTTGTGGCACTGGATGCAGGCACCTGAGCCGCGCTGCTTGCAGATGTAGCAAGTGAGCTTCCATCGCGCCGGGGGGATGTGTTCGATGCTGTCGATGGGCTCCAGGAAGACAGTGTTGGCAAAACACACCTTGGGGAAAGAGAAAAAGGGGTGAAAAGGGGTCATTGCAACAGGATTGTCAACAGGACAGACTAGATGCAGACATGCACAGCATCAAAACTATCATACGGTTTGTCAATACACAGCTCAAGCACAGCATTCACACATACACTCCTACTCTTGAACTAGTGCTCAGAAATTAGTGCTTTTGAGGTCATTTTGATCCCCCCCAAAAACAACATTAAATGTATGCATTATGTGGGCTGAATGCTGtgacagaataaaacaatgaataaaagtaCCATAACGGCATGATTGCCCATTACAGCTTACCACTTAACCATAATGTATTCATAGTACTTCagtaaaatatttcagttgtgtatattacatttgttttatttgattactttattatttaattccaagtcatcTCATTATTATAAAGCTACTGCTTATGCTGTCCGATTTTTTTTtgtagtagttcttcaaagtaaataaggcaaaCTTTTATGACTGCTAAATACCAACCATCAGTCAcatagatcatgtattttcagttAAGGATAGCTCACCAAGCAagtgctctctatccctctcgattGTGtgttcttctgtctcttctctccgtctctgtgtACTCCccacacagaccggacaagtaggcGCGCAacggattatggtcattgtagttagttTAGTACAGAAAACGTGGTAATTATgttgaatattggcctgttggaaactacaactccctacgaCATCGCACAGTTCGGGCTTGagctgatttatctctagagaaactgcgcATTGAGCTCACAAAACTGAattaaatggaattcaaataattcaacagacgtcggtcaattagttgtttaaaaaacaaataacaaCCTTGCACACACTCCTACCCTCACAAACACTATTACCCTCGCACACACTCTCACCTCAGGGATCCAGAGGGCACACACCACATGGGCCCAGCGTGCATCATCCGTCTGTTTGAAAGCTCCACCCTTGTTGGGGCACAGGGCACAGTCGACGGCCCGGCTAGGGGACTGGAGGCAGCGCCGACACAGCCACTGGCCCTCAGGGATGTAGGGCACACCGTAACACTCCTGGTGTACGGCCAGGTTACACATGTCACAGAACAGGATCACGTTGCTATTCTGACACTCGCCGTCATTACAGATGCAGCAGACGGCATCTTCATCGATCAGGGCGCTAGGGTCCATCTGGGAGAGAATGgaaaagggggagaagagaagaggagagggtaagGGGATAACCATTTAGGTCTTCAACCTTTTCTTGCCCAGGCAAACCGGCAACAGAGGGACCCAGTCACCTGAGGGAAAAAAAACGTGTTCACGTCTTGTCTTATCATCAAGTGAATGATAATGGCAAGGAGAATGAATCatcattttaaaataaatatatttggtagatagtttttcattattttgacctccccacaatagaattggaagaggaagtgtaaactctaaACATAACCTAATAGCTTGAAAAGGTATTCCAAAAACATTTTCGCTAAGAGCAGCTGGTTAGACAAAAGTTAGCCATGCATGTCCAAGTCAAGAAAACTTAACAGCAGCCAGTGGCACATGCTGCACTGGTAGTCTATTATATTGTGGTACAAAAGCTGTCActcagagcgagagacagagtgtACCTAGTGTTTATCACCTTGTTGTGGCTCTCGAAGTAGGACTCTTTCTCCAGCCGGTCCATGAGGTACTCAAACACCTCCTGGGGGATGGGCGTCACCCCGTCACTACGTCGCTTGTCATTCATGATGTCCAGCCAGATGTAGTCCTCTTCATCGATGTCATACTCCACCTCCTCATCCAGCTCCTCTACCGACTTATCTATGTACCTGAGGGAGGGAAAAGTGTGGGGGGAAAGAGGATGCAGAAAGGATTTAGAGTGAGATAGAGTTTGGACATGGATACCTTCAATACCACCAGCCGAGGCAGGGTACTGTGACTgaactgtagtaggatgagtgtcgtatggtactgtgactgacctgtagaaggatgagtgtcatgtggtactgtgactgactgacctgaaGTAGGAtaagtgtcgtgtggtactgtgactgactgaactgtagtaggatgagtgtcatgtggtacagtgactgacctgtagaaggatgagtgtcatgtgttactgtgactgacctgtagtaggattagtgtcatgtggtactgtgactgactgaccagtagtaggatgagtgtcatgtggtacTGCGACTGacatgtagtaggatgagtgtcttgtgatactgtgactgacctgtagtaggatgagtgtcatgtagtactgtgactgactgacctgtagtaggatgagtgtcgtatGGAACTGTGAATGACCTGTAGTAGGACGAGTGTCGTGTGGGACTGTGAATGACCTGTAGAaggatgagtgtcatgtgttactgtgactgacctgtagtaggatgggtgtcatgtggtactgtgactgactgatCAGTAGTAGGATGAgcgtcgtgtggtactgtgactgacctgtagtaggatgagtgtcgtgtggtactgtgactgacatGTAGTacgatgagtgtcgtgtggtactgtgactgactgacctgtagtaggatgtgtGTCTTGTGGTACTGCGACTGACCTGTAGAaggatgagtgtcatgtgttactgtgacagacctgtagtaggatgagtgttgtgtggtactgtgactgactgaccagtagtaggatgagtgtcgtggggtactgtgactgacctgtagcaggatgagtgtcgtgtagtactgcgactgacctgtagtaggatgagtgtggtTTGGTACtgcgactgacctgtagtaggatgtgtgtcttgtggtactgtgactgacctgtagtaggatgagtgtcgtgtggaactgtgactgacctgtagtaggatgagtgtcgtgtggtactgtgactgacctgtagcagGATGAGTGTCATATGgaactgtgactgactgacatgtagtaggatgagtgtcgtgtgggacTGTGAATGACCTGTAGTAGGACGAGTGTCGTGTGGGACTGTGAATGACCTGTAGAaggatgagtgtcatgtgttactgtgactgacctgtagtaggatgagtgtcatgtggtactgtgactgactgatCAGTAGTAGGATGAgcgtcgtgtggtactgtgactgacctgtagtaggatgagtgtcgtgtggtactgtgactgacatGTAGTAcgatgagtgtcgtgtgggacTGTGAATGACCTGTAGAAGGATGATTgccgtgtggtactgtgactgactgacctgtagtaggatgagtgtcgtgtggtactgtgaatGACTGTccagtagtaggatgagtgtcgtgtggtactgtgactgaccagtagtaggatgagtgtcatgcggtactgtgactgacctgtagtgggatgagtgtcgtgtggaactgtgactgactgacatgtagtaggatgagtgttgTGTGGGACTGTgaatgacctgtagtaggatgagtgtcgtgtgggactgtgaatgacctgtagaaggatgagtgtcatgtgttactgtgactgacctgtagtaggatgagtgtcatgtggtactgtgactgactgaccagtagtaggatgagcgtcgtgtggtactgtgactgagctgtagtaggatgagtgtcgtgtagtactgtgactgactgacctgtagtaggatgagtgtcgtgtggtactgtgactgacctgtagcaggatgagtgtcgtgtagtactgcgactgacctgtagtaggatgagtgtggtTTGGTACTGCGGCTGACATGTattag of the Oncorhynchus kisutch isolate 150728-3 linkage group LG17, Okis_V2, whole genome shotgun sequence genome contains:
- the LOC109907748 gene encoding peregrin-like isoform X3 encodes the protein MGLDFDVKTFCHNLRATKPPYECPVKTCRKVYKSYSGIEYHLYHYDHDNPTPAQAMPQKKRKGRPPRVSLVGDGEGGVGKGGGLGLGGQGANTPGSPNRSERSHSPGRETMTYAQAQRMVELEIHGRIHRISIFENIDVVSEDDSGAEDPPSLGGGGCGGGACNGGESGGGGSEAGGKGKDRHDTPAANAGKATSKSGKHKSKEKKKEVSSHHQSASCGPVVKLPEVVYRELDQERPDAPTRHSSYYRYIDKSVEELDEEVEYDIDEEDYIWLDIMNDKRRSDGVTPIPQEVFEYLMDRLEKESYFESHNKMDPSALIDEDAVCCICNDGECQNSNVILFCDMCNLAVHQECYGVPYIPEGQWLCRRCLQSPSRAVDCALCPNKGGAFKQTDDARWAHVVCALWIPEVCFANTVFLEPIDSIEHIPPARWKLTCYICKQRGSGACIQCHKANCYTAFHVTCAQQAGLYMKMEPVRETGANGTSFSVRKTAYCDIHTPPGSARPIGGAGGTSMGSSHSDGELEEDDEPSIGHDDDSKGWSSERAKRAKAKSRLKMKRARKILAEKRNAAPVVSVPCIPPHRLSKITSNLTVPRKSQFMQRLHSYWTLKRQSRNGVPLLRRLQTHLQSQRNTEQLHPQPQAPESKVTTRDIEENNLALKEQLKAWQRLRHDLERARLLVELIRKREKLKRETIKVQQMALEMQLTPFLVLLRNTLEQLQERDTSNFFTEPVPLAEVPDYLDHIERPMDFQTMWNLLESHCYLSFEAFEADFGLIVNNCLKYNAKDTVFYRAALRLREMGGAVIRTARRQAERIGLDYDTGMHLPREPSPDSQRDRERERERERDRERERERDRDGDRPLSSNEEDLLLSENRRRLPLEEQLCFLQARFDEVSSGKHSIGRSRRAKALRKEMTVIKRKLAHQREGGSCMGGRDSGGGGDRGPSLPHHPSSTGRHDEGEESSSQEISGKDLSASSSALAPEVGRRTSVLFSKKNPKTAGPPKRPGRPPKNRDAGVSPSPIGPPQLPLLSPPRQRKRPRSPHSTSSSESDSDDLLPSLPTNGFVGGNQPVTESFRVYRNERSLPRSSSDSESTTSSSSSAASDRTSTTPSKQGRGKQSFPRSAFQEDSSEETSGTENDSYSVGGSRSVSHLGWGRGRSGCRMPSDDYSSLDALDLVWAKCRGYPSYPALIIDPKMPREGVFHRGVPIPVPPLEVLKLGEQMTQEAREHLFLVLFFDNKRTWQWLPRSKLVPLGVDQELDKEKMLEGRKSNIRKSVQVAYHRAMQHRNKVQGDPSSDTSDSD
- the LOC109907748 gene encoding peregrin-like isoform X2, translating into MGLDFDVKTFCHNLRATKPPYECPVKTCRKVYKSYSGIEYHLYHYDHDNPTPAQAMPQKKRKGRPPRVSLVGDGEGGVGKGGGLGLGGQGANTPGSPNRSERSHSPGRETMTYAQAQRMVELEIHGRIHRISIFENIDVVSEDDSGAEDPPSLGGGGCGGGACNGGESGGGGSEAGGKGKDRHDTPAANAGKATSKSGKHKSKEKKKEVSSHHQSASCGPVVKLPEVVYRELDQERPDAPTRHSSYYRYIDKSVEELDEEVEYDIDEEDYIWLDIMNDKRRSDGVTPIPQEVFEYLMDRLEKESYFESHNKMDPSALIDEDAVCCICNDGECQNSNVILFCDMCNLAVHQECYGVPYIPEGQWLCRRCLQSPSRAVDCALCPNKGGAFKQTDDARWAHVVCALWIPEVCFANTVFLEPIDSIEHIPPARWKLTCYICKQRGSGACIQCHKANCYTAFHVTCAQQAGLYMKMEPVRETGANGTSFSVRKTAYCDIHTPPGSARPIGGAGGTSMGSSHSDGELEEDDEPSIGHDDDSKGWSSERAKRAKAKSRLKMKRARKILAEKRNAAPVVSVPCIPPHRLSKITSNLTVPRKSQFMQRLHSYWTLKRQSRNGVPLLRRLQTHLQSQRNTEQLHPQPQAPESKVTTVTTTPSLSGGVISARDIEENNLALKEQLKAWQRLRHDLERARLLVELIRKREKLKRETIKVQQMALEMQLTPFLVLLRNTLEQLQERDTSNFFTEPVPLAEVPDYLDHIERPMDFQTMWNLLESHCYLSFEAFEADFGLIVNNCLKYNAKDTVFYRAALRLREMGGAVIRTARRQAERIGLDYDTGMHLPREPSPDSQRDRERERERERDRERERERDRDGDRPLSSNEEDLLLSENRRRLPLEEQLCFLQARFDEVSSGKHSIGRSRRAKALRKEMTVIKRKLAHQREGGSCMGGRDSGGGGDRGPSLPHHPSSTGRHDEGEESSSQEISGKDLSASSSALAPEVGRRTSVLFSKKNPKTAGPPKRPGRPPKNRDAGVSPSPIGPPQLPLLSPPRQRKRPRSPHSTSSSESDSDDLLPSLPTNGFVGGNQPVTESFRVYRNERSLPRSSSDSESTTSSSSSAASDRTSTTPSKQGRGKQSFPRSAFQEDSSEETSGTENDSYSVGGSRSVSHWWGRGRSGCRMPSDDYSSLDALDLVWAKCRGYPSYPALIIDPKMPREGVFHRGVPIPVPPLEVLKLGEQMTQEAREHLFLVLFFDNKRTWQWLPRSKLVPLGVDQELDKEKMLEGRKSNIRKSVQVAYHRAMQHRNKVQGDPSSDTSDSD
- the LOC109907748 gene encoding peregrin-like isoform X1, whose amino-acid sequence is MGLDFDVKTFCHNLRATKPPYECPVKTCRKVYKSYSGIEYHLYHYDHDNPTPAQAMPQKKRKGRPPRVSLVGDGEGGVGKGGGLGLGGQGANTPGSPNRSERSHSPGRETMTYAQAQRMVELEIHGRIHRISIFENIDVVSEDDSGAEDPPSLGGGGCGGGACNGGESGGGGSEAGGKGKDRHDTPAANAGKATSKSGKHKSKEKKKEVSSHHQSASCGPVVKLPEVVYRELDQERPDAPTRHSSYYRYIDKSVEELDEEVEYDIDEEDYIWLDIMNDKRRSDGVTPIPQEVFEYLMDRLEKESYFESHNKMDPSALIDEDAVCCICNDGECQNSNVILFCDMCNLAVHQECYGVPYIPEGQWLCRRCLQSPSRAVDCALCPNKGGAFKQTDDARWAHVVCALWIPEVCFANTVFLEPIDSIEHIPPARWKLTCYICKQRGSGACIQCHKANCYTAFHVTCAQQAGLYMKMEPVRETGANGTSFSVRKTAYCDIHTPPGSARPIGGAGGTSMGSSHSDGELEEDDEPSIGHDDDSKGWSSERAKRAKAKSRLKMKRARKILAEKRNAAPVVSVPCIPPHRLSKITSNLTVPRKSQFMQRLHSYWTLKRQSRNGVPLLRRLQTHLQSQRNTEQLHPQPQAPESKVTTVTTTPSLSGGVISARDIEENNLALKEQLKAWQRLRHDLERARLLVELIRKREKLKRETIKVQQMALEMQLTPFLVLLRNTLEQLQERDTSNFFTEPVPLAEVPDYLDHIERPMDFQTMWNLLESHCYLSFEAFEADFGLIVNNCLKYNAKDTVFYRAALRLREMGGAVIRTARRQAERIGLDYDTGMHLPREPSPDSQRDRERERERERDRERERERDRDGDRPLSSNEEDLLLSENRRRLPLEEQLCFLQARFDEVSSGKHSIGRSRRAKALRKEMTVIKRKLAHQREGGSCMGGRDSGGGGDRGPSLPHHPSSTGRHDEGEESSSQEISGKDLSASSSALAPEVGRRTSVLFSKKNPKTAGPPKRPGRPPKNRDAGVSPSPIGPPQLPLLSPPRQRKRPRSPHSTSSSESDSDDLLPSLPTNGFVGGNQPVTESFRVYRNERSLPRSSSDSESTTSSSSSAASDRTSTTPSKQGRGKQSFPRSAFQEDSSEETSGTENDSYSVGGSRSVSHLGWGRGRSGCRMPSDDYSSLDALDLVWAKCRGYPSYPALIIDPKMPREGVFHRGVPIPVPPLEVLKLGEQMTQEAREHLFLVLFFDNKRTWQWLPRSKLVPLGVDQELDKEKMLEGRKSNIRKSVQVAYHRAMQHRNKVQGDPSSDTSDSD
- the LOC109907748 gene encoding peregrin-like isoform X4 — encoded protein: MTLILLQVSRSTTRHTSYYRYIDKSVEELDEEVEYDIDEEDYIWLDIMNDKRRSDGVTPIPQEVFEYLMDRLEKESYFESHNKMDPSALIDEDAVCCICNDGECQNSNVILFCDMCNLAVHQECYGVPYIPEGQWLCRRCLQSPSRAVDCALCPNKGGAFKQTDDARWAHVVCALWIPEVCFANTVFLEPIDSIEHIPPARWKLTCYICKQRGSGACIQCHKANCYTAFHVTCAQQAGLYMKMEPVRETGANGTSFSVRKTAYCDIHTPPGSARPIGGAGGTSMGSSHSDGELEEDDEPSIGHDDDSKGWSSERAKRAKAKSRLKMKRARKILAEKRNAAPVVSVPCIPPHRLSKITSNLTVPRKSQFMQRLHSYWTLKRQSRNGVPLLRRLQTHLQSQRNTEQLHPQPQAPESKVTTVTTTPSLSGGVISARDIEENNLALKEQLKAWQRLRHDLERARLLVELIRKREKLKRETIKVQQMALEMQLTPFLVLLRNTLEQLQERDTSNFFTEPVPLAEVPDYLDHIERPMDFQTMWNLLESHCYLSFEAFEADFGLIVNNCLKYNAKDTVFYRAALRLREMGGAVIRTARRQAERIGLDYDTGMHLPREPSPDSQRDRERERERERDRERERERDRDGDRPLSSNEEDLLLSENRRRLPLEEQLCFLQARFDEVSSGKHSIGRSRRAKALRKEMTVIKRKLAHQREGGSCMGGRDSGGGGDRGPSLPHHPSSTGRHDEGEESSSQEISGKDLSASSSALAPEVGRRTSVLFSKKNPKTAGPPKRPGRPPKNRDAGVSPSPIGPPQLPLLSPPRQRKRPRSPHSTSSSESDSDDLLPSLPTNGFVGGNQPVTESFRVYRNERSLPRSSSDSESTTSSSSSAASDRTSTTPSKQGRGKQSFPRSAFQEDSSEETSGTENDSYSVGGSRSVSHLGWGRGRSGCRMPSDDYSSLDALDLVWAKCRGYPSYPALIIDPKMPREGVFHRGVPIPVPPLEVLKLGEQMTQEAREHLFLVLFFDNKRTWQWLPRSKLVPLGVDQELDKEKMLEGRKSNIRKSVQVAYHRAMQHRNKVQGDPSSDTSDSD